One segment of Campylobacter hominis ATCC BAA-381 DNA contains the following:
- a CDS encoding sensor histidine kinase encodes MSKIIEISIFDGNLNKNFINSLAVKSGTYIGILDKDLGKFTISDSDIIDMDIFLGLKNITSKTQIDTIDDKEVLYYALDTIIDDRSYIIVVASNLDSIFVKFKDIMFKILVAFFICFILSFLIARILNSVNRNELKKIENFLSKIANKDYGEIDINTKITEFKQINIGLENLRNTILKLDKKTRKKNAKIRLKNMQLETILSSISHEFKNPIAIIETASQTLQKDKNMPRNLQDKFLNKINANCQKIVDLIDKIRVSFDNHMAPDLSEYDIFELANEAKDEIPAKFTDRKIIIKGEHKILKIDKILIKQVILNLLENALKYSQDEVLIEINDECLLVIDKGIGISSENIALVSKKYFRIDTNSWNNSFGLGLFIVKQILKLHGFKLSIKSQFGSGSQIGFYFKN; translated from the coding sequence ATGTCAAAAATCATCGAAATTTCCATTTTTGACGGAAATTTAAATAAAAATTTTATCAATAGTCTTGCAGTAAAAAGCGGGACATATATAGGAATTTTAGATAAAGATCTTGGAAAATTTACAATCAGCGATTCGGATATTATCGATATGGATATATTTCTGGGACTTAAAAATATTACAAGTAAAACCCAAATCGATACCATAGACGATAAAGAGGTGCTTTATTATGCGCTTGATACGATAATTGACGACAGATCATATATAATTGTCGTCGCATCGAATCTGGATAGTATTTTCGTAAAATTTAAAGATATAATGTTTAAAATTCTTGTCGCTTTTTTTATTTGTTTTATATTGTCATTTTTAATAGCAAGAATTTTAAATTCCGTAAACCGTAATGAACTTAAAAAAATAGAAAATTTTTTATCAAAAATCGCAAATAAAGACTATGGGGAAATCGATATAAATACCAAAATAACGGAGTTTAAACAAATAAACATAGGACTTGAAAATCTTAGAAATACAATTTTAAAACTTGATAAAAAAACACGAAAGAAAAATGCAAAAATACGCCTTAAAAATATGCAGCTTGAAACGATTTTAAGCTCCATTTCACATGAGTTTAAAAATCCGATCGCAATCATAGAAACGGCAAGTCAGACATTGCAAAAAGATAAAAATATGCCGCGAAATTTGCAAGATAAATTTTTAAATAAAATAAATGCAAATTGTCAAAAAATCGTGGATTTGATAGATAAAATCAGAGTTTCTTTTGATAATCATATGGCACCGGATCTCAGCGAATATGATATTTTCGAGCTTGCAAACGAAGCAAAAGATGAAATTCCGGCAAAATTTACGGATCGCAAAATAATAATCAAAGGCGAACATAAAATTTTGAAAATTGACAAAATTTTAATAAAACAGGTAATTTTAAATTTGCTTGAAAATGCACTTAAATACTCGCAAGATGAAGTTTTAATAGAAATAAACGATGAATGTCTTTTGGTTATTGATAAAGGGATTGGAATTTCGTCTGAAAATATCGCGCTTGTAAGCAAAAAATATTTCCGCATAGATACAAACTCCTGGAATAATTCTTTTGGTTTAGGACTTTTTATAGTAAAACAGATTTTAAAACTTCATGGTTTTAAACTTTCGATAAAATCGCAATTCGGATCAGGTTCTCAAATCGGATTTTATTTTAAAAATTAA
- a CDS encoding type I CRISPR-associated protein Cas7 yields the protein MNRVYGVIGIRALMSNWNADFTGRPKSTGNGDIFGSDKALKFPMKKMWEKGGEKVLYVKSLKQNKDGELAPNLLKERYALFFNELDKKTKTSEVLRNLFNCIDIKNFGVTFTEAGFNISITGAVQIGQGMNKFELTNVEVQDILSPFAVKEEAKQSTLGTKIMTDEAHYFYGFCINPSTYDEYKNILNDPHFGYSDSDYEKFKKAARFAATNFNSNSKFGCENEFAMFIETAENAYLPDLSNYLEFDSKKRELNLNTIENLLSSSEIKKAEIFYNPLALKVISKFDKFDLYSGEKFQ from the coding sequence ATGAATAGAGTTTATGGAGTTATCGGCATTAGAGCCTTGATGTCAAACTGGAATGCAGATTTTACAGGACGTCCGAAAAGTACAGGAAACGGCGATATTTTTGGAAGCGATAAAGCGCTTAAATTTCCCATGAAAAAAATGTGGGAAAAAGGCGGCGAAAAAGTGCTGTATGTAAAATCTTTAAAGCAAAATAAAGACGGAGAACTCGCCCCGAATTTACTTAAAGAAAGATATGCTTTATTTTTTAATGAGTTGGATAAAAAAACCAAAACAAGCGAAGTTTTAAGAAATCTTTTTAATTGCATCGATATTAAAAATTTCGGTGTAACTTTTACGGAAGCGGGTTTTAACATTTCCATAACAGGAGCCGTTCAAATCGGTCAGGGAATGAATAAATTTGAGCTTACAAATGTGGAAGTTCAAGATATTTTATCGCCCTTTGCGGTCAAAGAAGAGGCAAAGCAAAGCACTCTTGGCACTAAAATAATGACCGATGAGGCACACTACTTTTATGGGTTTTGTATAAATCCAAGCACATATGATGAGTATAAAAATATATTAAACGATCCGCATTTCGGCTACAGCGACAGCGATTATGAGAAATTTAAAAAAGCGGCCAGATTTGCAGCTACAAATTTTAACTCAAATTCAAAATTCGGTTGCGAAAACGAGTTTGCGATGTTTATAGAAACAGCTGAAAATGCATATCTACCGGATCTTAGCAACTATTTAGAGTTTGACAGCAAAAAAAGAGAGCTTAATTTAAACACGATTGAAAATCTCTTATCATCAAGCGAAATTAAAAAAGCTGAGATTTTTTACAATCCGCTTGCTTTAAAAGTTATAAGCAAATTTGATAAATTCGATCTTTACAGCGGAGAAAAGTTTCAATGA
- the cas6 gene encoding CRISPR-associated endoribonuclease Cas6: MLIYELNVTVKLKKAVKFSQIPGFLSKNINYSFLLDKNLKNLHSKNHIKPYSLSFLQSHEGRKDLFDVNEIAFFKIRSVFPEFIESMKYCLENSKGFDFQVLGTLTTDFAPTNIQSLYTMSPAVVTISIDNKSYCWTKKDSDILTLKNSLETNLKNKFSLFVNDSVSFNDDIIELIEIKNDKPFMFPYKGGKIFAYRYKVYFANNSYARELAKIALALGLGEKGSLTFGFCEKGR; the protein is encoded by the coding sequence ATGCTGATATATGAACTGAATGTTACTGTAAAACTTAAAAAAGCTGTCAAATTCTCACAAATTCCTGGATTTCTTAGTAAAAATATAAATTACTCTTTTTTACTTGATAAAAATTTAAAAAATTTGCATTCCAAAAACCATATAAAACCTTATTCTTTAAGTTTTTTACAATCACACGAAGGAAGAAAAGATCTGTTTGATGTAAATGAAATCGCATTCTTTAAAATAAGAAGCGTTTTTCCTGAATTCATTGAAAGTATGAAATATTGCCTTGAAAATAGTAAAGGGTTTGATTTTCAAGTTTTAGGCACTCTGACTACTGATTTTGCACCGACAAATATACAAAGTCTTTACACTATGAGTCCCGCCGTCGTTACAATCAGCATTGATAATAAATCTTATTGCTGGACTAAAAAAGATAGCGATATCTTAACTCTTAAAAATTCGCTTGAGACAAATCTTAAAAATAAGTTCTCACTTTTTGTAAATGATAGCGTTTCTTTTAATGATGATATTATCGAACTTATTGAGATAAAAAACGATAAGCCGTTTATGTTTCCTTATAAAGGCGGCAAAATTTTCGCATACCGCTATAAGGTATATTTTGCAAATAATTCATACGCAAGAGAGCTTGCCAAAATTGCATTAGCTCTAGGTCTTGGCGAAAAAGGAAGTCTGACATTCGGCTTTTGCGAAAAAGGAAGATAG
- the pstB gene encoding phosphate ABC transporter ATP-binding protein PstB, whose product MATITQINDELALDIRNFSFWYNGSSSPSLKNINMPVATKKVTALIGPSGCGKSTLLRSINRIHDLYPGNRYEGEILFHGKNILDKKTDLIELRTKIGMIFQQPTAFPMSIKENVEYGLKLQGVKDKQILAQTTSKSLKGANIWEEVKDRLNDDATSLSGGQRQRLCIARAIAVSPDILLFDEPTSALDPISTIAIEELINRLKEKYTILIVTHNMQQATRISDYTAFMYLGDLVEFGNTKQIFEAPREKLLQEYVGGKFG is encoded by the coding sequence ATGGCGACAATAACACAAATAAACGATGAATTGGCTCTTGATATAAGAAATTTTTCATTTTGGTATAACGGCTCAAGCTCACCGAGTTTAAAAAATATAAATATGCCCGTGGCGACAAAGAAAGTAACGGCTTTAATAGGTCCGAGCGGTTGCGGCAAAAGCACGCTTTTGCGCTCGATAAACAGAATTCATGATTTGTATCCAGGAAATCGCTATGAAGGTGAAATTTTATTTCACGGCAAAAATATTTTGGATAAAAAAACCGATTTAATCGAACTTCGCACAAAAATCGGTATGATTTTTCAACAACCGACCGCATTTCCTATGAGTATAAAAGAAAATGTGGAATATGGTCTTAAACTTCAAGGAGTCAAAGATAAACAGATATTGGCTCAAACAACGAGTAAATCATTAAAAGGCGCTAATATCTGGGAAGAGGTAAAAGATAGATTAAACGACGACGCTACAAGCCTTAGCGGCGGTCAAAGACAAAGACTTTGTATAGCAAGAGCGATTGCGGTAAGTCCTGATATCCTGCTTTTTGACGAGCCTACATCGGCTCTTGATCCTATTTCAACCATCGCAATTGAAGAGCTGATAAACAGATTAAAGGAAAAATATACAATACTTATAGTAACTCATAATATGCAACAAGCAACAAGAATCAGCGATTATACGGCTTTTATGTATTTGGGTGATTTAGTTGAGTTCGGCAATACGAAACAAATTTTCGAAGCTCCTAGAGAAAAGCTTTTGCAAGAGTATGTAGGCGGAAAATTTGGATAA
- the cas2 gene encoding CRISPR-associated endonuclease Cas2, translating into MKNYNFAYVFYDIGDKESEVGKRRVTKVFKICKKYFLHHQKSVFKGEITPANFIKFESEIKKVTDKNLDTITILRLFRQTDVKEIIIGENDSDKIFL; encoded by the coding sequence GTGAAAAACTACAACTTCGCTTATGTTTTCTACGATATCGGCGACAAAGAAAGTGAAGTCGGAAAAAGGCGTGTGACAAAGGTTTTTAAGATATGCAAAAAATACTTTTTGCATCATCAGAAATCCGTTTTTAAAGGCGAAATAACACCTGCAAATTTTATAAAATTTGAAAGCGAAATCAAAAAAGTAACGGATAAAAACCTGGATACAATTACCATACTTAGGCTTTTTAGACAAACAGATGTAAAAGAGATAATAATCGGCGAAAATGATAGCGATAAAATATTTTTATAA
- the htpX gene encoding zinc metalloprotease HtpX, whose translation MEQIKTFILMTFLALIFMFFGGLIGGEQGVIIAFVVALGMNFFSYFFSDKLVLKHYHAVKVDENSAGGLYAIVRRLANAANVPMPSVYIIPEQIPNAFATGRNPNNAAVAVTEGLLNLLSENEIEGVLAHEMSHVRHYDILIGSVAAVFAGAIAILANFAKFGAVFGGNENNRQNGILMIVAAIIMPIAAAIIQMAISRSREYKADAGAANLTKHPEWLISALSKLENYAQNRTMQNATPQSAHMFIINPFSGVKSSFSQLFRTHPSTKDRIARLNEIKQSM comes from the coding sequence ATGGAGCAGATAAAAACGTTTATTTTAATGACTTTTTTGGCTTTGATTTTTATGTTTTTTGGCGGATTGATAGGTGGCGAACAAGGCGTAATTATAGCTTTTGTAGTTGCTCTTGGAATGAATTTTTTCAGTTATTTTTTTAGCGATAAATTGGTTTTAAAACATTATCACGCGGTAAAAGTCGACGAAAACTCAGCAGGCGGACTTTATGCGATTGTGCGCCGTTTAGCAAATGCCGCAAATGTACCGATGCCAAGTGTTTATATAATCCCCGAGCAGATTCCAAACGCATTTGCAACAGGCAGAAATCCAAATAACGCGGCCGTTGCGGTAACGGAAGGACTGCTAAATTTACTTAGCGAAAATGAAATAGAGGGAGTTTTGGCACACGAAATGAGCCACGTCAGACATTATGATATTTTAATCGGCTCCGTGGCGGCTGTTTTTGCAGGCGCAATCGCAATTTTGGCAAACTTCGCTAAATTCGGTGCCGTTTTCGGCGGAAATGAAAACAATCGCCAAAATGGAATTTTAATGATTGTTGCTGCAATCATAATGCCGATAGCTGCGGCAATTATACAAATGGCAATCTCTAGAAGCCGTGAATACAAAGCCGACGCAGGAGCTGCAAATCTGACAAAACATCCTGAATGGCTTATTTCGGCTCTAAGCAAACTTGAAAATTACGCGCAAAATCGCACAATGCAAAATGCAACGCCGCAAAGCGCGCATATGTTTATAATAAATCCGTTCAGCGGCGTAAAAAGCAGCTTTTCACAACTTTTTAGAACTCATCCAAGCACAAAAGATCGCATCGCAAGACTGAACGAAATTAAACAAAGTATGTAA
- a CDS encoding response regulator transcription factor — translation MQNLIAIIDDELDLLELLEYNLEKAGFDAIGFLNTNKIEQFLNEEDVDLLIVDRNLPGIEGSKFVENLRAKGYNTPVIFLTAKTSKEEQMQGFGVGGDDYITKPFDLDNLIARIKAVLKRTQKSAEIYKFKDILINSTSAKTFINDKEIELTKLETSLLTEFIKNKSIVLNREYLAESVWHDTDTSKQTINIAIKRLRDKIDPKKEKNYIKVIRGEGYELC, via the coding sequence TTGCAAAACTTAATTGCTATTATTGACGATGAACTTGATTTGCTTGAGCTTCTGGAATACAATCTTGAAAAAGCCGGATTTGATGCGATAGGATTTTTAAATACAAATAAAATTGAACAATTTTTAAACGAAGAAGATGTGGATTTACTTATCGTAGATAGAAATTTGCCAGGTATTGAAGGAAGTAAATTCGTAGAAAATTTACGCGCAAAAGGATACAACACGCCGGTTATTTTCTTAACTGCAAAAACAAGCAAAGAAGAGCAAATGCAAGGTTTTGGCGTAGGTGGGGATGATTATATAACAAAGCCGTTTGATTTGGATAATCTAATCGCAAGAATAAAAGCTGTATTAAAACGCACACAAAAAAGCGCCGAAATTTATAAATTTAAAGATATACTTATAAACTCGACAAGCGCAAAAACATTCATAAACGATAAAGAAATCGAATTAACGAAACTGGAAACTTCACTTTTGACAGAATTTATAAAAAACAAATCGATCGTTTTAAACCGCGAATATTTAGCTGAAAGCGTATGGCACGATACAGATACGTCAAAACAAACTATAAATATCGCCATAAAACGTTTAAGAGATAAAATCGATCCCAAAAAAGAGAAAAATTATATAAAAGTAATTCGCGGCGAAGGATATGAACTGTGCTGA
- the cas5b gene encoding type I-B CRISPR-associated protein Cas5b, with protein MKALSFKLSGKFAFFKKPDVNEHVYFSYNNIPKPTLLGLLGAIIGLGGYAKECELGNRNNPEFYEKLKYLKIALIPLAKFGRFNKKIQTFNNGVGANQDGNLIIKEQWLENPAWQILIKDDKSDEFSKISKFLMEKKAIFIPYLGKNDHFASISEVKIVNLDEFKEKKGEIISLVLEKNVKNPGRNPSKDSFIFSEYYPIGFDENGFYTLEKTIFTNQTYEIGDGFYKYKESAICFL; from the coding sequence ATGAAAGCTTTAAGCTTTAAACTTAGCGGAAAATTTGCATTTTTTAAAAAACCTGACGTTAATGAACATGTATATTTCTCATACAATAACATTCCAAAACCAACTCTGCTTGGTCTTTTAGGAGCTATAATCGGACTTGGCGGCTATGCGAAAGAATGCGAACTTGGTAACAGAAACAACCCTGAGTTTTATGAAAAATTAAAGTATCTTAAAATCGCTTTAATCCCGCTTGCAAAATTTGGAAGATTTAATAAAAAAATCCAGACTTTCAATAACGGTGTCGGTGCCAATCAGGATGGAAATTTAATCATAAAAGAACAATGGCTTGAAAATCCGGCCTGGCAAATTTTGATAAAAGATGATAAAAGTGATGAATTTTCCAAAATATCAAAATTTTTAATGGAAAAAAAGGCGATTTTTATACCATATCTTGGTAAAAATGATCACTTTGCAAGCATAAGCGAAGTCAAAATTGTAAATTTGGATGAGTTTAAAGAAAAAAAAGGCGAAATTATCTCGCTTGTTTTAGAAAAAAACGTTAAAAATCCTGGAAGGAACCCAAGTAAAGACAGTTTTATATTTAGCGAATATTATCCGATCGGATTTGATGAAAATGGCTTTTATACGTTAGAAAAAACAATCTTTACAAATCAAACTTATGAGATTGGCGACGGATTTTACAAATACAAAGAAAGCGCGATATGTTTTCTGTAA
- a CDS encoding nucleotidyltransferase family protein yields MDNVILPKNTQKELIDIIVKFNPKEIWIFGSFAKGEAKFSSDIDLFIVQKKNCIISHKAVILLRKELNEFGKKYGLEIDVFYDTKKGIKNKILHNDEFYISVFSNAAKIYDTKSSSLSEILKQNSFFHKIWLKFYNFFKTLKEKICKT; encoded by the coding sequence TTGGATAATGTTATACTTCCTAAAAATACTCAAAAAGAGCTCATTGACATCATTGTGAAATTTAATCCGAAAGAAATTTGGATTTTCGGTTCATTTGCAAAAGGTGAAGCAAAATTTTCAAGCGATATCGATCTTTTTATAGTGCAAAAGAAAAACTGTATCATTTCACACAAAGCCGTTATTTTACTTCGTAAAGAGCTTAATGAATTCGGCAAAAAATATGGACTTGAAATTGACGTTTTTTACGATACTAAAAAAGGTATAAAAAATAAAATTTTACATAATGATGAATTTTATATTTCGGTTTTTAGTAATGCGGCAAAAATTTACGATACAAAATCAAGTTCGTTATCTGAAATTTTAAAACAAAATTCATTTTTTCATAAAATTTGGTTAAAATTTTACAATTTTTTTAAAACTTTAAAGGAAAAAATTTGCAAAACTTAA
- a CDS encoding threonine/serine exporter family protein has protein sequence MKTDTVTLINFLVNYADTLIGAGSYNSRVSRCIKRIANHYGYDVSLFIMIKSITISVYNKENIDERFTMVKETTPRPINLAMVSELSALSWAVCDENLNLDEAKAIYSHILEQKGSKLILSLIFIGTAFGAFCKLFGGDLFSIIFVIFGTMCGVSVRYFLSKNNVELRVIYVICAFISSFVAYLAYRFGLSNTPTAAISSSILYLFPGIMLLNSVFDILDRNVLIGLARMINASILIICMSIGIYITLSITSLGLS, from the coding sequence ATGAAAACAGATACTGTAACTCTTATAAATTTCCTTGTCAATTATGCAGATACGCTTATAGGCGCCGGCAGTTACAACTCAAGAGTAAGTCGGTGTATAAAACGAATAGCTAATCATTACGGATATGATGTTTCGTTGTTTATAATGATAAAATCAATTACAATTAGCGTCTATAACAAAGAAAATATTGACGAAAGATTTACTATGGTCAAAGAGACTACACCGCGCCCGATAAATTTAGCCATGGTCTCTGAGCTTAGCGCTTTAAGTTGGGCAGTTTGTGATGAAAATCTAAATTTAGATGAAGCAAAAGCGATATATTCACACATTTTAGAACAAAAAGGTAGTAAGCTTATACTGTCGTTAATATTTATAGGTACAGCTTTCGGGGCATTTTGTAAACTTTTTGGAGGCGATTTATTCAGTATAATTTTTGTAATATTCGGAACAATGTGCGGTGTAAGCGTGCGATACTTTTTAAGTAAAAATAACGTTGAACTTCGCGTTATTTATGTTATCTGCGCTTTTATTTCATCTTTTGTAGCTTATTTGGCATACCGATTCGGTCTTAGCAACACGCCGACAGCGGCAATAAGTTCAAGTATTTTGTATCTTTTTCCAGGTATTATGCTATTAAATTCCGTGTTTGATATTTTGGATAGAAATGTTTTGATCGGTCTTGCAAGAATGATAAATGCGTCGATTTTAATCATTTGTATGAGTATTGGAATTTATATAACATTAAGTATTACAAGTTTAGGATTGTCATGA
- a CDS encoding CRISPR-associated helicase/endonuclease Cas3 → MFSVNDSFWAHKRDDKTPETLNEHTNLTKIYLEKIKKAKNLDIVINDLIVKILKDKNALKFKCLMLEIFDNLIIWHDIGKINPTFQAMKMKNKAYKRDRRVASTHSDKSFKEIKKSYEEEVFKTHNDTVIFLFYHLLSNVLNHHSTLKDGLNYDILGESILDVSFRNIDREGSQQSKEIYLLLKLHYSLLIACDFYATSEYMNDIETTDFGIFSTDEKERFFNKFKTFYNSLSKDKEIDILRNEIFKSSEQTLLENLNKNIFYLEAPTGSGKTLTSLNLALNLLNNNGNLNKIFYIFPFNTLISQTYEVFKNIFKDDEKIAVINSITPPVSKNTDDTYQENDESKYEKTYINRTFFNHPFILTSHVRLFETLFGVSKENNYPLFCLANSIVIIDEIQSYDPNLWEFMAFFLDEFAKFYNIKFIIMSATLPKISNLINSQNEWVELLKNREAVFSNPLFKDRVSPDFSLLEIKKDKIFNELINRAKEKETDKILFEFITKKSAREFYNFILDKFNGYDIFELSGDDNKLYRKKVIAATKEDKKCIVVATQIIEAGVDIDMDLGFKDIATIESEEQFLGRINRNSLKQAKVYFFDYDDANKVYRDDERMKFNTKDENLRKSLINKNFTPYYNTLLNELFSKNSKAENSLVSKRDEFFNEISALNFMQISNKMKLIKDNSEKIFLPFSIDIKKFDMSEYGDISELLDDENKLSGQKVWEAVKNINEVKSYSKRKIKVISLNALAEIFSFNVYNKFLPSPQYGYHFIDDFENLVDENGKFLRENFDNKFKNESMFL, encoded by the coding sequence ATGTTTTCTGTAAATGACAGTTTTTGGGCTCATAAACGTGATGATAAAACTCCTGAAACCCTAAACGAACATACAAATCTTACAAAAATTTACTTGGAAAAGATAAAAAAAGCTAAAAATTTGGATATTGTGATAAATGATTTAATTGTTAAAATTTTAAAAGATAAAAACGCGCTTAAATTTAAATGTTTAATGCTTGAAATTTTCGACAATCTAATCATTTGGCACGATATCGGCAAGATAAATCCGACTTTTCAAGCTATGAAGATGAAAAATAAAGCTTACAAAAGAGATAGGCGTGTAGCTTCAACGCATTCGGATAAATCTTTTAAAGAGATAAAAAAATCTTATGAAGAAGAAGTTTTTAAAACTCATAATGACACAGTTATATTTCTTTTCTATCATCTTCTATCAAATGTGCTAAATCATCATTCTACGCTTAAAGATGGGCTGAATTACGATATTTTGGGTGAGAGTATCTTGGACGTTTCTTTTAGAAATATCGATAGAGAAGGCTCACAACAAAGTAAGGAAATTTATCTTCTTTTAAAACTTCACTATTCGCTTTTGATTGCTTGTGATTTTTATGCGACGAGCGAATATATGAACGATATCGAAACTACCGATTTCGGTATATTTTCAACTGATGAAAAAGAGCGTTTTTTTAATAAATTCAAGACATTTTACAACTCTTTATCAAAAGATAAGGAAATTGATATTTTAAGAAATGAAATTTTTAAAAGTTCCGAGCAGACTTTATTGGAAAATTTAAATAAAAATATCTTCTATCTGGAAGCTCCGACAGGAAGCGGCAAAACTTTAACTTCACTAAATTTAGCGTTAAATCTACTGAATAACAATGGAAATTTAAATAAAATTTTTTATATTTTTCCATTTAATACACTGATTTCTCAAACTTATGAAGTTTTCAAAAATATTTTTAAAGATGACGAAAAAATCGCCGTAATCAACAGCATAACTCCACCTGTATCTAAAAATACGGATGATACGTATCAGGAAAATGATGAAAGCAAATATGAAAAAACTTATATAAATAGAACTTTTTTCAATCATCCTTTTATTCTAACCAGCCATGTAAGGCTGTTTGAAACGCTTTTCGGCGTTAGCAAAGAGAATAATTATCCGCTTTTCTGTCTGGCGAATTCGATTGTCATAATAGATGAAATTCAAAGTTATGATCCTAATTTATGGGAATTCATGGCATTTTTTCTTGATGAGTTTGCCAAATTTTATAATATCAAATTTATCATTATGTCAGCGACTTTGCCTAAAATTTCAAATCTTATAAACTCACAAAATGAGTGGGTGGAACTTTTAAAAAACCGCGAAGCTGTATTTTCAAATCCGCTTTTTAAAGATAGAGTAAGTCCTGACTTTTCACTTCTTGAAATCAAAAAAGATAAAATTTTCAACGAGCTTATAAACAGAGCTAAAGAAAAAGAAACCGACAAGATACTTTTTGAGTTCATCACAAAAAAATCGGCAAGAGAATTTTACAATTTTATATTGGATAAATTTAACGGTTATGATATTTTCGAGCTTAGCGGCGATGATAATAAACTTTATAGAAAAAAAGTTATCGCCGCTACGAAAGAGGATAAAAAATGTATTGTCGTAGCAACGCAAATCATCGAAGCCGGCGTAGATATAGATATGGATCTCGGTTTTAAAGATATCGCTACAATCGAAAGCGAAGAGCAGTTTTTAGGTAGAATCAACAGAAATTCGCTAAAGCAGGCTAAGGTCTATTTTTTTGATTACGATGATGCGAATAAAGTTTATAGAGACGATGAGCGGATGAAATTCAACACAAAAGATGAAAATTTAAGAAAGTCTTTAATAAACAAAAATTTCACACCTTATTATAATACTCTTTTAAATGAGCTTTTTAGCAAAAACTCAAAAGCCGAAAATTCACTTGTTTCAAAAAGAGACGAGTTTTTTAATGAAATTTCAGCACTGAATTTTATGCAAATTTCAAATAAAATGAAGCTTATAAAAGATAACTCCGAAAAGATATTTTTACCTTTCAGTATCGATATAAAAAAGTTTGATATGAGCGAATACGGCGATATAAGCGAACTTTTAGATGACGAAAACAAACTTAGCGGACAAAAAGTTTGGGAAGCTGTAAAAAATATAAACGAAGTAAAATCCTACTCAAAAAGAAAAATCAAAGTCATAAGCCTAAATGCATTGGCTGAAATTTTCAGCTTTAACGTTTATAATAAATTTTTACCAAGCCCGCAATACGGATACCATTTTATAGATGATTTTGAAAATTTAGTCGATGAAAACGGCAAATTTTTAAGAGAGAATTTTGACAATAAGTTTAAAAATGAAAGTATGTTTTTGTGA
- a CDS encoding CRISPR-associated protein Cas4 — MRVTATLINYYFHCKRQCYLAFNYINLEDNSQDVKIGKALHETKFKDEIKFKNIAVDKIDSEFVTEFKKSDSDETAACWQLLYYLKVLKDAGILRKGKLKFGENKKLPEKEMIIELTDKKENELNQILKELKILFSSSNPPKPEISKKCRKCAYFSYCYI, encoded by the coding sequence GTGAGAGTAACAGCTACTTTGATAAATTACTATTTTCACTGCAAAAGACAGTGCTATCTAGCTTTTAATTATATAAATTTAGAAGATAACAGCCAAGATGTGAAAATAGGAAAGGCGCTGCATGAGACTAAATTTAAAGATGAAATAAAGTTTAAAAATATCGCTGTTGATAAAATAGATAGCGAATTTGTAACCGAGTTTAAAAAAAGCGATAGCGACGAAACGGCGGCATGTTGGCAACTTCTATATTATCTTAAAGTTTTAAAAGATGCAGGAATATTAAGAAAAGGAAAATTAAAATTTGGTGAAAATAAAAAACTGCCCGAAAAAGAGATGATAATCGAACTTACCGACAAAAAAGAAAACGAGCTGAACCAAATTTTAAAAGAACTTAAGATTCTATTTTCATCATCAAATCCGCCAAAACCTGAAATTTCAAAAAAATGCAGAAAATGCGCGTATTTTAGTTATTGCTACATATAA